Sequence from the Stenotrophomonas sp. 364 genome:
CTGCCGGTCCGCCTCCATCCTCAGGTACCCGCCGCCAGCTGCGCCAGCTCGTCGGCCTGGTGCTCGTGGATCAGCCGTTCCACCAGGGTGTCCAGCTCGCCGGCGATGATGTTGGGCAGGTCGTACAGGGTCAGCCCTTCCACGCGGTGGTCGGTGATGCGCCCCTGCGGGAAGCTGTAGGTGCGGATGCGCTGGCTGCGGTCGCCGCTGCCCACCTGCAGCCGGCGGCTCTCGGCCGTGGCTGCGGCCTGCTTGTTGCGTTCGGCATCCAGCAGCTGGGCCTTCAGGCGCTTCATCGCCTTGTCGCGGTTGGCGTGCTGGCTGCGTTCGGTCTGGCATTCCACCACTACGCCGGACGGCACGTGGGTGATGCGGATCGCCGATTCGGTCTTGTTGACGTGCTGCCCGCCGGCGCCGGAGGAGCGGAAGGTATCCACGCGCAGGTCGGCCGGGTTGATTACCACGTCATCCACTTCGTCCGCTTCGGGAATGATCGCCACCGTCGCCGCCGAGGTGTGGATGCGGCCCTGCGACTCGGTGGCCGGCACGCGCTGCACGCGGTGCGTGCCGGACTCGAACTTCAGCTTGGAATAGGCCCCGCGGCCGACCACGCGGGCCACGATTTCCTTGTAGCCACCGTGTTCACCGGGGCTGTCCGACTCGATCTCCACCTTCCAGCCCTGGCGCTCGGCGTAGCGGGCGTACATGCGGAACAGGTCGCCGGCGAAGATCGCGGCCTCATCGCCCCCGGTACCGGCCCGCACTTCCAGGAACAGGTTGCCGTCGTCGCGCGGGTCGCGCGGCACCAGCAGCAGCGCCAGTTCCTGGTCCAGCTGCTGCAGCCGCTGCTGGGCGGCGGTGATTTCCTCTTCGGCCAGCTCGCGCAGGTCCGGGTCGCCGCGCATGGCTTCGGCCGCAGCCAGGTCGGCCAGCGCACGGGCCTCGTCGGCCAGGGCCGTGGCAATCGGCTGCAGCTGCGCGAACTCGCGCGAGAACGCGCGGAAACGGTCGTTGTCGTTCACCACGGCCGGGTCGGCAAGCAGGCGTTCCAGTTCTTCGCGGCGTTCGGCCAGCGCTTCCAGCTTACGGCGCAGGGTCGGCGTCATCAGTCTTCACAGCAGGATGTTGGTAGCCCGGCTTGGCCGGGAACAGGCGCTCGGCGGCGCGGGTCAGCTCAGTATCGCCGCTCAGCGCAGCCGCGCGCAGCGCGGCGGTGGGCGGGTGCAACAGGCGGTTGGTCAGGCCGTGGGCCAGCAGTTCCAGCACTTCGTCCGGTGATTTGCCGTGGGCCAGCTGCTGGCGGGCCTTGTCCAGCATTTCCACGCGGGTCGCTTCGCCGTACGCGCGCAGTTGCCGCAGGGGTGCCTGGTGGGCGCTGGCCTGCAGGGTTTCGACGAAGCGGGCCACCTGCAGCTCGATGATCGCCTCGGCTTCGGCAGCGGCCTCGCGGCGGCTGCGACGGTTGTCTTCGACCGCCCGCTCCAGATCGTCCACGGTGTACAGGAAGGCATCGGGCAGTTCGCCCACGCCCGCCTCGATATCGCGCGGCACGGCCAGGTCGAACAGCAGCATCGGCTTGTGCTTGCGGGTCTTCAGTGCGGCGGCCACATGCGCGCGGGCGATCACCGGCTCGCGGGCGGCGGTGGCCGAAAACACCACGTCGGCCTCGCCCAGGTGGCGCTCCAGCTCGGTCAGCGGCAGTGCCACGCCGCCATGGCGGCTGGCCAGTTCCTGGGCATGGGCCAGCGTGCGGTTGGCCACCAGCAGGCGGCGCACCTTGCCTTCGCTCAGGTGCCGGGCGGCCAGTTCGATGGTCTCGCCAGCGCCCACCAGCAGCACCGTGGAGTCTTCCAGCCGCGCGAACGAGTTCTGCGCCAGGCGCACCGCGGTGGAGGCCACCGAGATCGGGTTGGCACCCACGCGGGTATCGGTACGCGCGCGTTTGGCCACCGAGAAGGTCTGCTGGAACAGCCGGTCCAGGCGCTGGCCCAGCAGGCCGTGGTCACGCGCGATGGCCCAGGCGTCCTTGACCTGGCCCAGGATCTGCGGCTCGCCCAGCACCATCGAGTCCAGCCCGGTGGCCACCCGGAACAGGTGGCGCACCGCATCGGCGTCGGCGTGCTGGTACAGGTAGCCGTGCAGCTTCCCGGCGTGGGATTCCAGCCACTGCGCCAGTGCCTCACCCGATTCGGCCACCGCATACAGCTCGGTGCGGTTGCAGGTGGACAGCAGCACGGCTTCGGCCACCTGCGGGGTATCGCGCAGCGACGCCAATGCCTGGGGCAGGGCGTCGCCGCCAAAGGACGCGCGTTCGCGCAGTTCCACTGGCGCGGTCTGGTGATTCAGTCCGAGCACCCACAGGGTCATTGTTCAGTTGCTTGCGATAAGCTGCTGGCCATTCAAGTCGTCATTTTAAGGCCAGAAGCCCCCGATGCCCGCATTGATTCGCATCTCCAGCGTTCTGTTGCTGTCCTTGTCCGTCGCCAACGCCCTGGCAGCGCCGGCGCCGGCGCCCGTGGCAGCCCCCGCAGCCAAGGCCACCCCGGCCCCGACCGCGCCGTTGACCCCGGTCATGGCCGGTGAGTTCGCCCTGCAGGCCGGCAAGCTTGGCGATGCCGCGCGCTGGTACCTGGAAGCGGCCGAGGCCGGCACCGACGACGCCGGGCTGGCCGAGCGCGCCACCCGCATCTCCATGCTGGCCGACGACGACAAGCGCGCCGCCCGGGCGCTGGCGCTGTGGGAGGCGCGTGCCCCGCGCAGCCTGGCCATGCGCAGCGCCGCCGCTGCGTTGGACATGCGCCAGGCCGACATCGCCGGCGCGCGCATCGAACTGGGGGCGCTGCTGAAGGACCCGGACCCGCGCGGCTGGAAGTTCGCCATTGCCGCCTTGATCGGCGGCGGGCGCGACCCGGCCGTGCCGGCCCAGGTGCTGGGCGGGCTGGTGGACGACAACGCGATTCCCGATCAACTGGAGGTCTGGCAGGAGCTGGGCCGCCTGGCCATGCGCATGGAGCGCCCGGACCTGGCCAAGCGGATGGTCGACGAAGTCGTGCGGCGCTTCCCCAACGAACCCCGCGTGGCGCTGTTGAATGCCAGCCAGCTGGCCCAGGCCGGCAAGCAGGACGAGGCGATGGCGCTGCTGCGCGGCGTCGAGCCCAAGAGCCGCCAGGACCCGGACCTGCGCAACGCGCTGGCGATCGCCTACGACACCATGGGCGACCCGCGCGCGGCGGCCCGTGTGCTGGCGGTGGGGCCGCAGGACGTCCAGACCTGGGGCATGCGTGCCTCGCTGCTGGCCAAGCAGAAGGACGATGCGGCCCTGCTGCTCCTTTATAAGGAGCTGTCGGCCAAGGCGGCCAAGCCCGACCCGGCCCAGCGCCTGCTGCTGGGCAAGATCGCCGAGTACCTCAAGCGCCCGGCCGAAGCAGTGGACTGGTACCACAGCGTGCCGGGGGGCGAGGAACTGGCCGAAGCGCGCCTGCGCGCGGCCAATGCCCAGTACGACGCGGGCCGCCCGGACAAGGCCTTCGCCGAAGTGCATGCGATCCAGTCCGACGCCACCGTCGATGACGAGGCCCGCCGCGACGCCTACCTGCTGGAGGCCGAGCTGCGCCAGCGCGGCAACGACCTGCCCGGCGAGCTGGATGCCCTGGCCCGTGGTCTGGCGGCCTACCCCGACGAGAACGCGCTGCTGTACGCCCGCGCCCTGGCCTGGGAGCGCCGCGACGACGTGCCGCGCGCCGAAGCCGACCTGCGCAAGATTTTGGTCACCGACCCGGAGAACGTGGCCGCGCTCAATGCGCTGGGCTACACCCTGGCCGACCGCACCCAGCGCTACCAGGAAGCACTGGAGCTGATCGACCGCGCCCGCGTCGCCGAGCCGGACAACGCCGCCATCGTCGACAGCTACGGCTGGGTGCTGTATCGCCTGGGCCGCAACGAAGAAGCCCTGGTGCAGCTGCGCCGCGCCTGGACCCTGAGCAAGGACGCCGAGGTTGCCGCGCACGTCGGCGAAGTGCTGTGGGTGCTGGGCCGCAAGGACGAGGCACGGCGTTTCCTCGACGAGGCACGCAAACTGGACCCTGACAACCGCGCCCTGCAGCGCGTGATCGAGAAATACGGCGTATGACGTTGAACCTGTTCAAGGCCGGCGCCGCGCTGGCGATGGCCGCATCGTTGTCGGCCTGCGTGTCGCTGGACGAGCGCAAGGCCCCGGCCGCGCCCACCGTGGTGACCACCGTGTCAGCCGAGGCCGAGCACGCCGAAGTGGCCCGCGTGGCTGCCGTGCGTGCGCAGCCGCAGTGGAGCTTCCAGGGCCGCGTGGCGGTCAACAAGGGGCGCAATGGCGGCAACGGGCGCATCGACTGGCAGCAGGATGCGCGCCGCTACGTGGTGGAACTGAGCGCGCCGGTCACCCGCCAGAGCTGGAAGCTGACCGGCGACAGCCACCACGAAGGCGGGCGCCTGGAAGGCCTGGAGGGCGGGCCGCGCGAAGGCGAGGACGCCCAGCAGGTGCTGCTGGAGGCCACCGGCTGGGACATTCCGGTCAACCAGCTGCCCGACTGGGTACGTGGCCTGGTGGCCGATGACACCGGCGCCGCCGAGCACGTCGAGCGTGACGGCGACGGTCGGCCGCGCCGGGTCGAGCAGATGGGCTGGCAGATCCAGTACCTGGACTGGTACCCGGCCGAAGGCGACCGCCCGGTGCTGCCCCGGCGGATCGAAGCGACCAGCGGGGACGCCAAAGTGCGCGTGCTGGTCGACAGCTGGACGCTCGGCCGCCCATGAGTGCCCCGGACCTGAACGCGGGCTGGTCGCACTGGCCGGCCCCGGCCAAGCTCAATCTGTTCCTGAACATCACTGGCCGCCGACCCGATGGCTACCACCAGCTGCAGACCGTGTTCGTGCTGCTTGATTGGGGCGACCGGATCCGGCTGCGGGTACGTGAGGACGGTCAGGTGCGCCGCGACGGGCCTTCGCTGGCGGGCGTGGCAGAGGCGGATGATCTCGCTGTACGTGCAGTGCTGCTGCTTAAACGTGCCGCCAATGTCGCCCAAGGTGCGGACATCGGCGTGGAAAAGCACATTCCGGCCGGCGGCGGGTTCGGCGGCGGCTCCTCCGACGCGGCCACCGTATTGGTGGGCTTGAACCGTCTATGGAACGCCGGCCTGGACGTCGATGCGCTGGCCGCGTTGGGGTTGCAGCTGGGCGCGGATGTGCCGGTTTTCGTGCGGGGGCACAACGCCTGGGCCGACGGCGTCGGCGAGCAGCTCACCCCGATCACCCGCGCGCCGGCCTGGTATGTCATCGCCGATCCGGGCGTGCATGCGCCGACCGCCGGACTTTTTGCAGATCCGCATTTGACGCGCGACGCCCCAGTGGCGAAAATAGCGGACTTCGCTTCCGGGTCTTTGCTCGGGAATGCGTTCGAGCCGGTACTGCGCCGTCGCGAGCCTGCCGTAGAGGCAGCGTTTGCAGCGTTGAGCAGGATCGGCCGGGCACGACTCACCGGGTCGGGAAGCGGTTGTTTCGTCGAGTTCGCCACGCGCGCTGCTGCAGAGCAGGGCCTGGCGCAGTTGCCGGAAGGACTGCGGGCATGGGTGGCTGCGGGCGTGGAGCGCTCGCCACTGCTTGATGTACTCGAGCGTTATTGATTTTGATGCAGGGGCGTCGCCAAGAGGCCCAAGGCACCAGGTTTTGATCCTGGCATTCGGAGGTTCGAATCCTCCCGCCCCTGCCACTTGCGGATGTCAGCCGCGTTCCCATGCGCATATCTGCGCGGGCACGGCCGATGATCCGCGGTGTTGTCACCGCAGACACTCCAGGGTGCCGGCGGCCGAGTTCTCCAATCGCTCCCGCCCGAGACCGTCATGATGCAAGATCACCCCAACCTGCT
This genomic interval carries:
- the hemA gene encoding glutamyl-tRNA reductase — encoded protein: MTLWVLGLNHQTAPVELRERASFGGDALPQALASLRDTPQVAEAVLLSTCNRTELYAVAESGEALAQWLESHAGKLHGYLYQHADADAVRHLFRVATGLDSMVLGEPQILGQVKDAWAIARDHGLLGQRLDRLFQQTFSVAKRARTDTRVGANPISVASTAVRLAQNSFARLEDSTVLLVGAGETIELAARHLSEGKVRRLLVANRTLAHAQELASRHGGVALPLTELERHLGEADVVFSATAAREPVIARAHVAAALKTRKHKPMLLFDLAVPRDIEAGVGELPDAFLYTVDDLERAVEDNRRSRREAAAEAEAIIELQVARFVETLQASAHQAPLRQLRAYGEATRVEMLDKARQQLAHGKSPDEVLELLAHGLTNRLLHPPTAALRAAALSGDTELTRAAERLFPAKPGYQHPAVKTDDADPAP
- the lolB gene encoding lipoprotein insertase outer membrane protein LolB, whose translation is MTLNLFKAGAALAMAASLSACVSLDERKAPAAPTVVTTVSAEAEHAEVARVAAVRAQPQWSFQGRVAVNKGRNGGNGRIDWQQDARRYVVELSAPVTRQSWKLTGDSHHEGGRLEGLEGGPREGEDAQQVLLEATGWDIPVNQLPDWVRGLVADDTGAAEHVERDGDGRPRRVEQMGWQIQYLDWYPAEGDRPVLPRRIEATSGDAKVRVLVDSWTLGRP
- the prfA gene encoding peptide chain release factor 1, encoding MTPTLRRKLEALAERREELERLLADPAVVNDNDRFRAFSREFAQLQPIATALADEARALADLAAAEAMRGDPDLRELAEEEITAAQQRLQQLDQELALLLVPRDPRDDGNLFLEVRAGTGGDEAAIFAGDLFRMYARYAERQGWKVEIESDSPGEHGGYKEIVARVVGRGAYSKLKFESGTHRVQRVPATESQGRIHTSAATVAIIPEADEVDDVVINPADLRVDTFRSSGAGGQHVNKTESAIRITHVPSGVVVECQTERSQHANRDKAMKRLKAQLLDAERNKQAAATAESRRLQVGSGDRSQRIRTYSFPQGRITDHRVEGLTLYDLPNIIAGELDTLVERLIHEHQADELAQLAAGT
- a CDS encoding tetratricopeptide repeat protein — its product is MPALIRISSVLLLSLSVANALAAPAPAPVAAPAAKATPAPTAPLTPVMAGEFALQAGKLGDAARWYLEAAEAGTDDAGLAERATRISMLADDDKRAARALALWEARAPRSLAMRSAAAALDMRQADIAGARIELGALLKDPDPRGWKFAIAALIGGGRDPAVPAQVLGGLVDDNAIPDQLEVWQELGRLAMRMERPDLAKRMVDEVVRRFPNEPRVALLNASQLAQAGKQDEAMALLRGVEPKSRQDPDLRNALAIAYDTMGDPRAAARVLAVGPQDVQTWGMRASLLAKQKDDAALLLLYKELSAKAAKPDPAQRLLLGKIAEYLKRPAEAVDWYHSVPGGEELAEARLRAANAQYDAGRPDKAFAEVHAIQSDATVDDEARRDAYLLEAELRQRGNDLPGELDALARGLAAYPDENALLYARALAWERRDDVPRAEADLRKILVTDPENVAALNALGYTLADRTQRYQEALELIDRARVAEPDNAAIVDSYGWVLYRLGRNEEALVQLRRAWTLSKDAEVAAHVGEVLWVLGRKDEARRFLDEARKLDPDNRALQRVIEKYGV
- the ispE gene encoding 4-(cytidine 5'-diphospho)-2-C-methyl-D-erythritol kinase; protein product: MSAPDLNAGWSHWPAPAKLNLFLNITGRRPDGYHQLQTVFVLLDWGDRIRLRVREDGQVRRDGPSLAGVAEADDLAVRAVLLLKRAANVAQGADIGVEKHIPAGGGFGGGSSDAATVLVGLNRLWNAGLDVDALAALGLQLGADVPVFVRGHNAWADGVGEQLTPITRAPAWYVIADPGVHAPTAGLFADPHLTRDAPVAKIADFASGSLLGNAFEPVLRRREPAVEAAFAALSRIGRARLTGSGSGCFVEFATRAAAEQGLAQLPEGLRAWVAAGVERSPLLDVLERY